The following are from one region of the Haliaeetus albicilla chromosome 24, bHalAlb1.1, whole genome shotgun sequence genome:
- the RASSF1 gene encoding ras association domain-containing protein 1 isoform X3 codes for MELIELRELQPEPRPGRGRLERTNALRISPARRPGTGLGPGPGPGAHPDPRLTAAPGAGHRFEPRRRGLHTWCDLCGDFVWGGGRKSLQCRHCSFTCHYRCRALVRLDCSGPPGADDEDDGSEQALEKDTNVDEPSEWEKTELDQAQVEQRIKEYNSQINSNLFMSLNKDGSYTGFIKVQLKLVRPVSVPATKRVPSLQAGRQGPRTQGVKRRTSFYLPKGTVKHLHILSHTRASEVIDALLRKFTVVDNPRKFALFERSEKDEQVYLRKLADEEQPLRLRLLAGPSEKVLSFVLKENETGEVNPVCPQWDAFTLPELHNFLRILQREEEEHVRRLRHRYARCRQKMQEALATRTPG; via the exons ATGGAGCTCATCGAGCTGCGGGAGCTGCAACCGGAgccgcggccgggccggggccgcctgGAACGGACCAACGCCTTGCGCATCAGCCCGGCCCGCCGGCCCGGCACCGGTctcggtcccggtcccggtcccggaGCGCACCCCGACCCGCGGCTGACGGCGGCACCGGGCGCCGGGCACCGCTTCGAGCCGCGGCGCCGCGGGCTCCACACCTGGTGCGACCTCTGCGGGGACTTCGTCTGGGGCGGCGGCAGGAAGAGCCTCCAGTGCCGCC aCTGCAGCTTCACCTGCCACTACCGCTGCCGGGCCCTGGTGCGGCTGGACTGCAGCGGCCCGCCGGGCGCCGACGACGAGGACGATGGCAGCGAGCAGGCGCTGGAGAAGGACACCAACGTG GATGAGCCCAGCGAGTGGGAGAAGACAGAGCTGGACCAGGCGCAGGTGGAGCAGCGGATCAAGGAGTACAACAGCCAGATCAACAGCAACCTCTTCATGAGCCTG AACAAGGACGGCTCCTACACCGGCTTCATCAAGGTGCAGCTGAAGCTGGTGCGCCCCGTCTCGGTGCCGGCCACCAAGCGggtcccctccctgcaggcGGGGCGGCAGGGGCCGCGCACCCAGGGGGTGAAGCGCCGCACGTCCTTCTACCTGCCCAAGGGGACGGTCAAGCACCTGCACATCCTCTCGCACACCCGCGCCAGCGAGGTCATCGACGCCCTCCTCCGCAAGTTCACCGTCGTCGACAACCCCCGCAAGTTTGCCCTCTTCGAGAGGTCCGAGAAGGATGAGCAAG TGTACCTGCGGAAGCTGGCTGATGAGGAGCAGCCCCTGCGCCTGCGGCTGCTGGCCGGCCCCAGCGAGAAGGTGCTCAGCTTCGTCCTGAAGGAGAATGAGACCGGGGAGGTGAAC CCCGTGTGCCCGCAGTGGGACGCCTTCACGCTGCCGGAGCTGCACAACTTCTTGCGCATCCTGCAgcgggaggaggaagagcacgTGCGCCGGCTGCGGCACCGCTACGCTCGCTGCCGCCAGAAGATGCAGGAGGCTCTGGCCACGCGCACCCCGGGGTGA
- the RASSF1 gene encoding ras association domain-containing protein 1 isoform X2 yields the protein MELIELRELQPEPRPGRGRLERTNALRISPARRPGTGLGPGPGPGAHPDPRLTAAPGAGHRFEPRRRGLHTWCDLCGDFVWGGGRKSLQCRHCSFTCHYRCRALVRLDCSGPPGADDEDDGSEQALEKDTNVDEPSEWEKTELDQAQVEQRIKEYNSQINSNLFMSLAGRQGPRTQGVKRRTSFYLPKGTVKHLHILSHTRASEVIDALLRKFTVVDNPRKFALFERSEKDEQVYLRKLADEEQPLRLRLLAGPSEKVLSFVLKENETGEVNPVCPQWDAFTLPELHNFLRILQREEEEHVRRLRHRYARCRQKMQEALATRTPG from the exons ATGGAGCTCATCGAGCTGCGGGAGCTGCAACCGGAgccgcggccgggccggggccgcctgGAACGGACCAACGCCTTGCGCATCAGCCCGGCCCGCCGGCCCGGCACCGGTctcggtcccggtcccggtcccggaGCGCACCCCGACCCGCGGCTGACGGCGGCACCGGGCGCCGGGCACCGCTTCGAGCCGCGGCGCCGCGGGCTCCACACCTGGTGCGACCTCTGCGGGGACTTCGTCTGGGGCGGCGGCAGGAAGAGCCTCCAGTGCCGCC aCTGCAGCTTCACCTGCCACTACCGCTGCCGGGCCCTGGTGCGGCTGGACTGCAGCGGCCCGCCGGGCGCCGACGACGAGGACGATGGCAGCGAGCAGGCGCTGGAGAAGGACACCAACGTG GATGAGCCCAGCGAGTGGGAGAAGACAGAGCTGGACCAGGCGCAGGTGGAGCAGCGGATCAAGGAGTACAACAGCCAGATCAACAGCAACCTCTTCATGAGCCTG gcGGGGCGGCAGGGGCCGCGCACCCAGGGGGTGAAGCGCCGCACGTCCTTCTACCTGCCCAAGGGGACGGTCAAGCACCTGCACATCCTCTCGCACACCCGCGCCAGCGAGGTCATCGACGCCCTCCTCCGCAAGTTCACCGTCGTCGACAACCCCCGCAAGTTTGCCCTCTTCGAGAGGTCCGAGAAGGATGAGCAAG TGTACCTGCGGAAGCTGGCTGATGAGGAGCAGCCCCTGCGCCTGCGGCTGCTGGCCGGCCCCAGCGAGAAGGTGCTCAGCTTCGTCCTGAAGGAGAATGAGACCGGGGAGGTGAAC CCCGTGTGCCCGCAGTGGGACGCCTTCACGCTGCCGGAGCTGCACAACTTCTTGCGCATCCTGCAgcgggaggaggaagagcacgTGCGCCGGCTGCGGCACCGCTACGCTCGCTGCCGCCAGAAGATGCAGGAGGCTCTGGCCACGCGCACCCCGGGGTGA
- the RASSF1 gene encoding ras association domain-containing protein 1 isoform X1, whose translation MELIELRELQPEPRPGRGRLERTNALRISPARRPGTGLGPGPGPGAHPDPRLTAAPGAGHRFEPRRRGLHTWCDLCGDFVWGGGRKSLQCRHCSFTCHYRCRALVRLDCSGPPGADDEDDGSEQALEKDTNVDEPSEWEKTELDQAQVEQRIKEYNSQINSNLFMSLNKDGSYTGFIKVQLKLVRPVSVPATKRVPSLQAGRQGPRTQGVKRRTSFYLPKGTVKHLHILSHTRASEVIDALLRKFTVVDNPRKFALFERSEKDEQVYLRKLADEEQPLRLRLLAGPSEKVLSFVLKENETGEVNWDAFTLPELHNFLRILQREEEEHVRRLRHRYARCRQKMQEALATRTPG comes from the exons ATGGAGCTCATCGAGCTGCGGGAGCTGCAACCGGAgccgcggccgggccggggccgcctgGAACGGACCAACGCCTTGCGCATCAGCCCGGCCCGCCGGCCCGGCACCGGTctcggtcccggtcccggtcccggaGCGCACCCCGACCCGCGGCTGACGGCGGCACCGGGCGCCGGGCACCGCTTCGAGCCGCGGCGCCGCGGGCTCCACACCTGGTGCGACCTCTGCGGGGACTTCGTCTGGGGCGGCGGCAGGAAGAGCCTCCAGTGCCGCC aCTGCAGCTTCACCTGCCACTACCGCTGCCGGGCCCTGGTGCGGCTGGACTGCAGCGGCCCGCCGGGCGCCGACGACGAGGACGATGGCAGCGAGCAGGCGCTGGAGAAGGACACCAACGTG GATGAGCCCAGCGAGTGGGAGAAGACAGAGCTGGACCAGGCGCAGGTGGAGCAGCGGATCAAGGAGTACAACAGCCAGATCAACAGCAACCTCTTCATGAGCCTG AACAAGGACGGCTCCTACACCGGCTTCATCAAGGTGCAGCTGAAGCTGGTGCGCCCCGTCTCGGTGCCGGCCACCAAGCGggtcccctccctgcaggcGGGGCGGCAGGGGCCGCGCACCCAGGGGGTGAAGCGCCGCACGTCCTTCTACCTGCCCAAGGGGACGGTCAAGCACCTGCACATCCTCTCGCACACCCGCGCCAGCGAGGTCATCGACGCCCTCCTCCGCAAGTTCACCGTCGTCGACAACCCCCGCAAGTTTGCCCTCTTCGAGAGGTCCGAGAAGGATGAGCAAG TGTACCTGCGGAAGCTGGCTGATGAGGAGCAGCCCCTGCGCCTGCGGCTGCTGGCCGGCCCCAGCGAGAAGGTGCTCAGCTTCGTCCTGAAGGAGAATGAGACCGGGGAGGTGAAC TGGGACGCCTTCACGCTGCCGGAGCTGCACAACTTCTTGCGCATCCTGCAgcgggaggaggaagagcacgTGCGCCGGCTGCGGCACCGCTACGCTCGCTGCCGCCAGAAGATGCAGGAGGCTCTGGCCACGCGCACCCCGGGGTGA
- the ZMYND10 gene encoding zinc finger MYND domain-containing protein 10 isoform X2, with product MAAAGPAPLLPAEAEALVRALQGTELRDAGGQGWLRQHECVEKLNMHAILSASAGQEQLLTELLVTYAKIPVLIGELISVEIWKHKIFPVLCRLEDFKPRSTFPIYVVLHHEASIINLLETVFFYKEICESAEDSILDLIDYCHRKLTLLAARSTNRQTVTPVELHAEDLASASSMQELQKQAETMEFEISLKALSVLRFITDQVESLPLSALTRMLNTHNLPCLLVELVEHCPWSCREAGKLKKFENGVWHVVPPEDQVKMTKLDGQVWLALLNLLLSPECQRKYHFDGFNKSQLLKLRAFLTDVLVDQLPNLVEMQRFLSHLAVTEPAPPKKDLVLEQVPVIWDHILKKNTGKWEAIAKHQVKRVFSPTEEELKLQARRWAQTYSLDMIEALAPDKPRCRVCGTEAAKRCSRCRNEWYCTRACQVQHWQKHKAACNLMAGAPRSTDDL from the exons atggccgCCGCCGGTCCGGCGCCGCTGCTGCCCGCCGAGGCCGAGGCGCTGGTGCGGGCGCTGCAGGGCACCGAGCTGCGGGACGCCGGCGGACAGGG ATGGCTTCGGCAGCATGAGTGTGTGGAGAAGCTCAACATGCATGCCATCCTGAGTGCCTCTGCgggccaggagcagctcctcacCGAGCTGCTGGTCACCTACGCCAAG ATTCCTGTTCTCATTGGGGAGCTGATCTCTGTGGAGATCTGGAAGCACAAGatctttcctgtgctgtgccGGCTGGAGGACTTTAAGCCGAGAAGCACCTTCCCCATCTATGTGGTG CTGCATCACGAAGCCTCCATCATTAACCTCTTGGAGACAGTGTTTTTTTACAAG GAGATCTGCGAGTCAGCAGAGGACAGCATTCTGGATTTAATTGATTATTGCCACCGAAAACTGACCCTGCTCGCAGCTCGGAGCACCAACAGACAAACAGTGACCCCGGTGGAGCTTCATGCCGAGGATCTGGCCAGCGCCTCGTCCATGCAG gagctgcagaagcaggCGGAGACAATGGAGTTTGAGATTTCCCTGAAAGCCCTGTCCGTGCTACGGTTCATCACCGATCAGGTGGAGAG TCTGCCCCTGAGCGCGCTGACACGGATGCTGAACACCCACAACCTGCCCTGCCTCCTTGTCGAGCTGGTGGAACATTGCCCCTGGAGCTGCCGGGAAGCAG GCAAGCTCAAGAAGTTTGAGAATGGTGTGTGGCACGTGGTGCCCCCTGAAGACCAGGTGAAGATGACCAAACTCGATGGGCAGGTGTGGCTTGCCCTCCTCAACCTCCTGCTCAGCCCTGAATGCCAGCGCAAATACCACTTCGATGGCTTCAACAAGAGCCAGCTCCTCAAG CTCCGTGCATTCCTGACAGATGTCCTCGTTGATCAGCTGCCCAACCTGGTGGAGATGCAGAGATTTCTGAGCCACCTCGCAGTGACAGAGCCAGCTCCCCCCAAAAAGGATCTTGTCCTGGAGCAG GTTCCTGTCATCTGGGACCACATCCTCAAGAAAAACACAGGGAAGTGGGAGGCCATCGCCAAGCACCAGGTGAAGCGTGTCTTCAGCCCTACTGAGGAGGAGCTGAAGCTCCAGGCACGCAG gtgGGCACAGACCTACAGCCTGGATATGATAGAGGCTCTGGCCCCCGACAAGCCCCGCTGCAGGGTGTGTGGCACAGAGGCGGCCAAGCGGTGCTCTCGCTGCCGGAACGAGTGGTACTGCACGCG GGCGTGCCAGGTCCAGCACTGGCAGAAGCACAAAGCTGCCTGCAACCTGATGGCCGGGGCGCCGAGGAGCACGGACGACCTGTAA
- the ZMYND10 gene encoding zinc finger MYND domain-containing protein 10 isoform X4 has protein sequence MHAILSASAGQEQLLTELLVTYAKIPVLIGELISVEIWKHKIFPVLCRLEDFKPRSTFPIYVVLHHEASIINLLETVFFYKEICESAEDSILDLIDYCHRKLTLLAARSTNRQTVTPVELHAEDLASASSMQELQKQAETMEFEISLKALSVLRFITDQVESLPLSALTRMLNTHNLPCLLVELVEHCPWSCREAGKLKKFENGVWHVVPPEDQVKMTKLDGQVWLALLNLLLSPECQRKYHFDGFNKSQLLKLRAFLTDVLVDQLPNLVEMQRFLSHLAVTEPAPPKKDLVLEQVPVIWDHILKKNTGKWEAIAKHQVKRVFSPTEEELKLQARRWAQTYSLDMIEALAPDKPRCRVCGTEAAKRCSRCRNEWYCTRETDGWDTGGGGAGRARSSTGRSTKLPAT, from the exons ATGCATGCCATCCTGAGTGCCTCTGCgggccaggagcagctcctcacCGAGCTGCTGGTCACCTACGCCAAG ATTCCTGTTCTCATTGGGGAGCTGATCTCTGTGGAGATCTGGAAGCACAAGatctttcctgtgctgtgccGGCTGGAGGACTTTAAGCCGAGAAGCACCTTCCCCATCTATGTGGTG CTGCATCACGAAGCCTCCATCATTAACCTCTTGGAGACAGTGTTTTTTTACAAG GAGATCTGCGAGTCAGCAGAGGACAGCATTCTGGATTTAATTGATTATTGCCACCGAAAACTGACCCTGCTCGCAGCTCGGAGCACCAACAGACAAACAGTGACCCCGGTGGAGCTTCATGCCGAGGATCTGGCCAGCGCCTCGTCCATGCAG gagctgcagaagcaggCGGAGACAATGGAGTTTGAGATTTCCCTGAAAGCCCTGTCCGTGCTACGGTTCATCACCGATCAGGTGGAGAG TCTGCCCCTGAGCGCGCTGACACGGATGCTGAACACCCACAACCTGCCCTGCCTCCTTGTCGAGCTGGTGGAACATTGCCCCTGGAGCTGCCGGGAAGCAG GCAAGCTCAAGAAGTTTGAGAATGGTGTGTGGCACGTGGTGCCCCCTGAAGACCAGGTGAAGATGACCAAACTCGATGGGCAGGTGTGGCTTGCCCTCCTCAACCTCCTGCTCAGCCCTGAATGCCAGCGCAAATACCACTTCGATGGCTTCAACAAGAGCCAGCTCCTCAAG CTCCGTGCATTCCTGACAGATGTCCTCGTTGATCAGCTGCCCAACCTGGTGGAGATGCAGAGATTTCTGAGCCACCTCGCAGTGACAGAGCCAGCTCCCCCCAAAAAGGATCTTGTCCTGGAGCAG GTTCCTGTCATCTGGGACCACATCCTCAAGAAAAACACAGGGAAGTGGGAGGCCATCGCCAAGCACCAGGTGAAGCGTGTCTTCAGCCCTACTGAGGAGGAGCTGAAGCTCCAGGCACGCAG gtgGGCACAGACCTACAGCCTGGATATGATAGAGGCTCTGGCCCCCGACAAGCCCCGCTGCAGGGTGTGTGGCACAGAGGCGGCCAAGCGGTGCTCTCGCTGCCGGAACGAGTGGTACTGCACGCG CGAGACTGATGGCTGGGACACTGGTGGAGGAGGTGCTG GGCGTGCCAGGTCCAGCACTGGCAGAAGCACAAAGCTGCCTGCAACCTGA
- the ZMYND10 gene encoding zinc finger MYND domain-containing protein 10 isoform X1 produces the protein MAAAGPAPLLPAEAEALVRALQGTELRDAGGQGWLRQHECVEKLNMHAILSASAGQEQLLTELLVTYAKIPVLIGELISVEIWKHKIFPVLCRLEDFKPRSTFPIYVVLHHEASIINLLETVFFYKEICESAEDSILDLIDYCHRKLTLLAARSTNRQTVTPVELHAEDLASASSMQELQKQAETMEFEISLKALSVLRFITDQVESLPLSALTRMLNTHNLPCLLVELVEHCPWSCREAGKLKKFENGVWHVVPPEDQVKMTKLDGQVWLALLNLLLSPECQRKYHFDGFNKSQLLKLRAFLTDVLVDQLPNLVEMQRFLSHLAVTEPAPPKKDLVLEQVPVIWDHILKKNTGKWEAIAKHQVKRVFSPTEEELKLQARRWAQTYSLDMIEALAPDKPRCRVCGTEAAKRCSRCRNEWYCTRETDGWDTGGGGAGRARSSTGRSTKLPAT, from the exons atggccgCCGCCGGTCCGGCGCCGCTGCTGCCCGCCGAGGCCGAGGCGCTGGTGCGGGCGCTGCAGGGCACCGAGCTGCGGGACGCCGGCGGACAGGG ATGGCTTCGGCAGCATGAGTGTGTGGAGAAGCTCAACATGCATGCCATCCTGAGTGCCTCTGCgggccaggagcagctcctcacCGAGCTGCTGGTCACCTACGCCAAG ATTCCTGTTCTCATTGGGGAGCTGATCTCTGTGGAGATCTGGAAGCACAAGatctttcctgtgctgtgccGGCTGGAGGACTTTAAGCCGAGAAGCACCTTCCCCATCTATGTGGTG CTGCATCACGAAGCCTCCATCATTAACCTCTTGGAGACAGTGTTTTTTTACAAG GAGATCTGCGAGTCAGCAGAGGACAGCATTCTGGATTTAATTGATTATTGCCACCGAAAACTGACCCTGCTCGCAGCTCGGAGCACCAACAGACAAACAGTGACCCCGGTGGAGCTTCATGCCGAGGATCTGGCCAGCGCCTCGTCCATGCAG gagctgcagaagcaggCGGAGACAATGGAGTTTGAGATTTCCCTGAAAGCCCTGTCCGTGCTACGGTTCATCACCGATCAGGTGGAGAG TCTGCCCCTGAGCGCGCTGACACGGATGCTGAACACCCACAACCTGCCCTGCCTCCTTGTCGAGCTGGTGGAACATTGCCCCTGGAGCTGCCGGGAAGCAG GCAAGCTCAAGAAGTTTGAGAATGGTGTGTGGCACGTGGTGCCCCCTGAAGACCAGGTGAAGATGACCAAACTCGATGGGCAGGTGTGGCTTGCCCTCCTCAACCTCCTGCTCAGCCCTGAATGCCAGCGCAAATACCACTTCGATGGCTTCAACAAGAGCCAGCTCCTCAAG CTCCGTGCATTCCTGACAGATGTCCTCGTTGATCAGCTGCCCAACCTGGTGGAGATGCAGAGATTTCTGAGCCACCTCGCAGTGACAGAGCCAGCTCCCCCCAAAAAGGATCTTGTCCTGGAGCAG GTTCCTGTCATCTGGGACCACATCCTCAAGAAAAACACAGGGAAGTGGGAGGCCATCGCCAAGCACCAGGTGAAGCGTGTCTTCAGCCCTACTGAGGAGGAGCTGAAGCTCCAGGCACGCAG gtgGGCACAGACCTACAGCCTGGATATGATAGAGGCTCTGGCCCCCGACAAGCCCCGCTGCAGGGTGTGTGGCACAGAGGCGGCCAAGCGGTGCTCTCGCTGCCGGAACGAGTGGTACTGCACGCG CGAGACTGATGGCTGGGACACTGGTGGAGGAGGTGCTG GGCGTGCCAGGTCCAGCACTGGCAGAAGCACAAAGCTGCCTGCAACCTGA
- the ZMYND10 gene encoding zinc finger MYND domain-containing protein 10 isoform X3 yields the protein MAAAGPAPLLPAEAEALVRALQGTELRDAGGQGWLRQHECVEKLNMHAILSASAGQEQLLTELLVTYAKIPVLIGELISVEIWKHKIFPVLCRLEDFKPRSTFPIYVVLHHEASIINLLETVFFYKEICESAEDSILDLIDYCHRKLTLLAARSTNRQTVTPVELHAEDLASASSMQELQKQAETMEFEISLKALSVLRFITDQVESLPLSALTRMLNTHNLPCLLVELVEHCPWSCREAGKLKKFENGVWHVVPPEDQVKMTKLDGQVWLALLNLLLSPECQRKYHFDGFNKSQLLKLRAFLTDVLVDQLPNLVEMQRFLSHLAVTEPAPPKKDLVLEQVPVIWDHILKKNTGKWEAIAKHQVKRVFSPTEEELKLQARRWAQTYSLDMIEALAPDKPRCRVCGTEAAKRCSRCRNEWYCTRETDGWDTGGGGAGEHCVATVRC from the exons atggccgCCGCCGGTCCGGCGCCGCTGCTGCCCGCCGAGGCCGAGGCGCTGGTGCGGGCGCTGCAGGGCACCGAGCTGCGGGACGCCGGCGGACAGGG ATGGCTTCGGCAGCATGAGTGTGTGGAGAAGCTCAACATGCATGCCATCCTGAGTGCCTCTGCgggccaggagcagctcctcacCGAGCTGCTGGTCACCTACGCCAAG ATTCCTGTTCTCATTGGGGAGCTGATCTCTGTGGAGATCTGGAAGCACAAGatctttcctgtgctgtgccGGCTGGAGGACTTTAAGCCGAGAAGCACCTTCCCCATCTATGTGGTG CTGCATCACGAAGCCTCCATCATTAACCTCTTGGAGACAGTGTTTTTTTACAAG GAGATCTGCGAGTCAGCAGAGGACAGCATTCTGGATTTAATTGATTATTGCCACCGAAAACTGACCCTGCTCGCAGCTCGGAGCACCAACAGACAAACAGTGACCCCGGTGGAGCTTCATGCCGAGGATCTGGCCAGCGCCTCGTCCATGCAG gagctgcagaagcaggCGGAGACAATGGAGTTTGAGATTTCCCTGAAAGCCCTGTCCGTGCTACGGTTCATCACCGATCAGGTGGAGAG TCTGCCCCTGAGCGCGCTGACACGGATGCTGAACACCCACAACCTGCCCTGCCTCCTTGTCGAGCTGGTGGAACATTGCCCCTGGAGCTGCCGGGAAGCAG GCAAGCTCAAGAAGTTTGAGAATGGTGTGTGGCACGTGGTGCCCCCTGAAGACCAGGTGAAGATGACCAAACTCGATGGGCAGGTGTGGCTTGCCCTCCTCAACCTCCTGCTCAGCCCTGAATGCCAGCGCAAATACCACTTCGATGGCTTCAACAAGAGCCAGCTCCTCAAG CTCCGTGCATTCCTGACAGATGTCCTCGTTGATCAGCTGCCCAACCTGGTGGAGATGCAGAGATTTCTGAGCCACCTCGCAGTGACAGAGCCAGCTCCCCCCAAAAAGGATCTTGTCCTGGAGCAG GTTCCTGTCATCTGGGACCACATCCTCAAGAAAAACACAGGGAAGTGGGAGGCCATCGCCAAGCACCAGGTGAAGCGTGTCTTCAGCCCTACTGAGGAGGAGCTGAAGCTCCAGGCACGCAG gtgGGCACAGACCTACAGCCTGGATATGATAGAGGCTCTGGCCCCCGACAAGCCCCGCTGCAGGGTGTGTGGCACAGAGGCGGCCAAGCGGTGCTCTCGCTGCCGGAACGAGTGGTACTGCACGCG CGAGACTGATGGCTGGGACACTGGTGGAGGAGGTGCTGGTGAGCATTGTGTTGCCACTGTGAGGTGCTGA